In the Deltaproteobacteria bacterium genome, ACTCATAACTTTAAGGAAGTCCTCCTTCCTGCTTATGGGTTTCGGCCGGAGAGGGAGCTTCCACTGGCCTTAGCACCACGATTGTTGCCCCCCATCCCCCTGCATCCTCTCCTGCCAACCGGAATGAAGCCACTTCCGACATCTGGCCAAGGATTGAGTGGACCGTCCGTAGCATGGCTCCAGTACCTTTGCCGTGAATGATGCGTACCTTGAGGATTCCCCGTTCTCGGCAGGCGGCCAGGTAGTCGGGCACCAGTTCTTTCACCTCACGAGGCTGAAAGGTATGCAGGTCCAGTGTGCCATCGATAGGGACTTCAATGGGTTCGGGCTCGTCCATATGGTCTACATCCTCCCACGCCTTAGGATTGATACCAGAAGCCAGAATCCCATAACACCTGCGACAATGAAACCAGCAAGACCAATAATCGGTATCTCGAGCCATTTTGGAGGAATGTCAGAAAGCGCGACGAGAGAAGAGCCAATAATCAGAGATGCCAGCACAATGGCAAAGGCAATGCGATTGCTGATTCGGTCATGGGTGGAAAGCATCAGGTCCAGCCCACGATGCTCAAATTCTATTTTTACCTTGCCCTCCCTGACCTGTTTGAGGATCGCACGTAGCTCCCCGGGAATTTCCTTTAGAAGGTGAACAGATTCGGTTCCATAGTCAATCATATCTTCGGCGATTCTTTTTGGGCTAAGGCGGCTCAATTGGATGTGTCGGATAAAAGGTTCGGCATGCTTTATTATCTCAAAATCCGGATCCAACATCCTGCCCAGCCCTTCGGCGGTGCTGAACGCCTTCATCATGAGAAACAGATTAGGTTTAAGGCACAATCTATGTCTGGTGACTATATCTAGGAGTTGCTGCAGCAGTCTTCCAACTTCCAATTCCTTCAGAGAGCGATATAAATGCTGGTCAATACATTCGGCCAGATCTCTTTCAAGTTTGCTTCTGTCTGGCTCCTCATCGTAATAGGTGAGCTTGAGCATAGAGTCCACGACCTTTTTTTCGTCCCTGCGAACAACTTGCATGACTAGGTCTGTAAAGTCCTCCCGCTCTTGGCGACTTATACGCCCCATCATGCCAAAATCAAGATAACAGATAGCATTATTCGGTAGAATGAAGATGTTTCCTGGGTGGGGGTCGGCATGGAAGAAACCGTGGACAAAAATTTGTTTCATAATCAAATTGGCACCACGTCTTGCGATTTCCTGAAGATCGTATCCCTCTTGTCGAAGACAATCGACCTCGGAGGCCTTGATGCCGTCTATATACTCCATGGTAAGGATACGCTCAGTTGTTATTTCACGAAAGACCTTGGGGACGTAAATAGTTTCATCATCTATAAACTGTCTGGCAAAACGCTCGATATGTGATGCCTCAGTGGTGTAGTTTATCTCCTTTTCGAGGCTGCGAGCGAATTCCTCAACGATCCTGGTAGGGCGGAGGACCCCCAATTCTTCCAAGTGCCGCTCCATAAGAGTGGCCAGATGGAGCATTATTTCAAGGTCAACCTCTATGATCCTTCGGATGCCAGGGCGTTGAACCTTTATAACCACTTCCTCGGTGTCCTTTAGCTGTGCCTTATGCACCTGGCCTATGGAAGCGGCGGCAAGCGGAGTATTTTCGAATCGTTGGAATATCTCTTCTGGGAATTTACCAGTCTCCGATTTCATAATTTCTATGACATCGTCATAGGGAAATGGAGGTACCTGGTCTTGGAGTTTTGAAAGCTCTTGTATATATTCTAAGGGAATGAGGTCCGGACGGGTAGAAAGTATCTGACCCAGCTTGACAAAAGTTGGCCCTAGCTCTTCCAAGGCCTTTCTAACCCTCTCGGCCCTGGTCAATTTCTCTATCTGCTCCCGTCGTTTTCTGGAAATCTTTTGAAGGCCAATTTCAAGATATTGTTCTACCCTCAGGATGTCTATAAGATCCCCAAAGCCGTATTTAAAGAGAACACGGAGTATCTGCCGGTAGCGGTTGAGGTGACGGTATGTGCGTCCTATGACGCCAATTTTTCTAATGCTCAGCACTTAGTCTTTCGCTTCCCCTTCCTTTATGGCCTTTACCAGTTGTTTCAACTGTTTTTCTAACTTCAGGAAATCGTCTCTGGTGACAAGGTTCATTTTTTTCATGGTATCCCTTGCGACTTTTTCTATCTTTCCTTCTACCTCTTTCTTGGCATCCTCTGACTTTTTTGAAAGCTCATCAATAAATTCTTTTCCCTCTTTTTCTGAGAGTTTTCCCTTTTTAACAAACTCTTTTGCCAGTTCTTCAACCTTGTCTTTCGTCAAAAAGGCCAATCCTAAACCGGTAAGCATGGTTTTTTTAATGAGATCAAACATAACTTTCCTCCTTTCAGTTTTTGTTATGGCTTTCTGAAATATTCCACAGGGCCTAACTATTACTTATAGAGAAGCATTCTTAAATGATATCTTAAATCATTGTATTAGGAATTTAAAGGAATAAACTCGATAAAATCAAGAAAGGATTAGATCCTGCTCCATACTTTTGACGGAGTGTAGATGACATAATGAGGATTCAGGGGCATCAGGCTTTGCTGCCTTGGTGTACCCCTCTTTGCATCATCTATTTATCCTTTTCCATAAGGTTTTATTCACGAGGTCAATAACGCCCCCTTTTCTCGTCCCCTTAAAGGCGTTGGTATGTTGCTATATGCTACAGTGTTGCATTTTTATCTCACCCTAAAAAAAGTGTAAGTTAAACAGCTTAAACAGAGGTTGCGTTGCACCATGAAACGCTACCGAAGCTTACTTTTATTCACATGAAATAACTCAATAATAACCGGTGGTTGGAGGTTGGAGGTTTGGCATATAAAATGCAGAAATTTTATAAAAACCATCTAAATGGAGGTGTAACTATGCCTTGGGGCGATGGAACAGGTCCTTGGGGATTTGGTCCTATGACCGGTAGAGCGGCCGGCTATTGTGCTGGCTATCCGATGCCTGGTTACGCCAACCCCGCTTTCCCAAGATGGGGATGGGGAAGAGGAAGAGGAAGAGGAAGGGGAAGGGGTTGGTGGGGGCGCGGTCGTGGCTACCGTCGTATGTATTGGGCCGCAGGACCTCGTGGTCTAGGGAGGTTTGGGTATGGTACCTCCTGGGGCTGGGGAGCTCCTGCAGCATGGTGGTAGTCGAGCACCAAACAGTAAACAATTGAGTTCCCGAGGGGCTAGATTTTCAAAAGCTGGAGCAAGTTGATGAGTTCTGCTAAAAGCTGACAGGCTAGCATGGAGATATAGAAAAAGGGGGTATCTGCCTGCCCCCTTTATCGATGGTTAACGAGTAGATGGCATCGTTAGTCAATGGAGACATCAACTCATATCAACTCGTGATTTAGATATAATTTGTCCATCCTTCAAGATAAATGGACAATAGCCGTTTCATGAACCTATTACAGCTGTACAATAAGAAATTTGTTGATTTTTGATGAAAGGAGCCAGTAGATGGAGAAAGTACGATGTCCATTTTCGAAGGGAAAGTGTCGAGATTGTCCCATCTTTAGAGGAAGGCATTATCGCTGCCCTTTTCACAAGGATTATCACAAGGGAAGGACCTCAATAAGCAAAGAGCGGGAAATACCCCCTGTGCTTGAGCCGTGTTCGTCGTGGTTGATTGCTCCGGATGCTCCGGACCCGTGAGGTGCAGGGATAGGCCTTGACTTGAGCATTAACACGCGTTCACAATCTTGCTCGCACCCGTATGGCGCAATTCCACAACCTTCACAATATCCGCAGAGTGTGTCAGTCGTTTATCCACTTGACAGGAAACCGCTCGCTTTGCAATGGTTAGATTACTACCTTTAACATGGCGGCACTCCCCTAAGTCTCAAAATTCTGCTCTGCCCTGTCGAGGAAACCTCCGGCGTTACGTAGCATTGCCGTGGTTGGTCACGTGGTAGATGGCACGTGGTATTCAATCAGCAGAGGTCTAGTTATACGAAATTGGTAGACAATTATATTTTGTATCTCAAGATGTTGTTGAAAAAGTGATTTTCCGCAGGCTGTTCAAAAATGTTCAGATGCAAGGCCCTCGAAATCCTGAGGAGTGAGGCCTACTTGGACGTACACCGCAACGACGAAGGATGAGAGAAACGCAGCAGATGGGCGTTTTTCAACAGCCTGACAAGATTTGATCCTCTTGTTCCATTCTTCTTCTGGTGGTATAAAATTTAGGCGGACATATCAAGGATGTGTAACTGACCATTCAGTGCAAGGGCCTGCTGGGTCCACTGGAGATTGAGTCCAAGGGTGATAATTAGTCTGATCTTAAGTTTTGAGGAAGGGCCAAAGCTTATTGGCTGAAAGAGCTTCAGCTCCTTTTAAAGGCCCTGTGGAGGATGTCATGGATTGTGTGCTTGTCGGTTCAGGCGGCATGATGCCCATGCATTATCGGTTTCTTACCTCCCTGGCTATCCGCCACCAGGGGCAACTCTACATCTTCGATGCTGGGGAGGGGGCCCAGCTCAACCTCAAAAGGGCGAGACTGGGCATCAAGCCCCTCCGGGTCCTGGCCATCAGCCACCTCCATGGGGATCACTGTCTGGGCGTTCCAGGTCTGTTGATGATGCGAGCCCAGGTGCCTGACCCCGGTCCCCTTACGATCCTTGGACCGCCGGGGATCAAATGTTTCGTTTCCCAGCTTCACGAACTGATCGACTTTTTCATCAACTTCCCTATCCACTTCGTGGAATGGCACAAAACTATCCCAGAGGTGGCCTACCAGGATGAATTGGTTCTCATCCGCTGGGCCCCACTGAAGCATACTGCCTTCTGCCTGGGATACCGTCTCGAAGAACACAGCCGTCCCGGAAAGTTTAGACCCGGGGCTGCCCGAGCCCTGGGCGTTCCCTTAGGCCCACTGTGGGGCAAATTGCAAAAGGGAGAACATGTGACCTTAGAAGATGGGACCCTCATTTCGCCGGACCAGGTATTAGGAAGGCCCAGACCAGGACGTCATGTCTGTTATGCTGTGGATACCCGGCCTAACAAGGCCCTGTATCGCCTGTGTCAGGACGCGGATCTGGCCTTTTTGGATGGTATGTTTCTCCCGAAACACCGGGCAGAAGCGGAGGCCAAAGGACATATGACTGTGGACGAAGCCGCACGCGTGGCCTCAAGAGCTGGGGTCCGGCAGGTAGTCCTCGTGCATATCAGCCCCCGGTACCGGGATGATGAGATGGAAGAACTCACCAAGGCCGCAGCCGAGGGGTTTGAGCGCGCCGAGATGGGTCGAGACCTACAGTTGTACCCAGTCTCCTATCGAGATGGGTAACTATCAATTTTTCTTCTTGATAAATTATGGCTTCTGGACGGAAGACCTGCCACTATATGAATGGGATGTTGTTGATTTACTCAAACTGCCTGGCCATTCATCCCCGCCCTGTGGGCGGGGAGCTTCACTCCACTTAATATAATCAACAACATCCCCCCTTCGCTTACCTTCAATGTTCAGATAAATTCGTAGCTGTCTTTAAATAAGGTTTGATGCTTTAGCTTCTTTCATACCTTCCCATTAATTCTGTCTCTGCAAGAATATGACCTTCCATTGCTTTTTCAACCTGCTTTTTGGTTGCTTTTTCCGTAAGATCCAATTCCGTATCTAAAGCATAAAGTTTAAAAAAATACCGGTGTTCTCTATCGGGCGGACAGGGACCATTGTATTTCAAGTTCCCGCTGGTTCCAATTCCATGAGTACCGTCAGGTTCTTCTCCTTCTTTGATATCAGATAAACTCGCAGGGATGTTAAAGACAACCCAGTGGTCCCACATACCATCTGCTCGGAGATACTTTGGAACATCTAGGTCGTCCATTATCAAGACCAAGCTTTTTGTCCCAGAAGGGACATCAGATATTGTTAATGGGGGATTGATGTTTTCTCCATCACAAGTGTACTTTACAGGTACCTTTCCTCCGTGCTGAAAGGCAGAACTTGTAAGTTTCATTTTTTCTACCCCCTTTGCTTAATGAAAATTCTCTCTAGTCCTAATAAAAGGCTACCTTATAGAAATAAATCTGTGTAATCTGGTATTCCTTGTCATGTATAGAATTGCTGGTATATCTATTAAATATCAAATTTCTCAGGGAAAGGGAATAAGCATTTTGGGGGGGTAGATTAACATTCAAAGGTTAATAAGGGACATCTGTGAAATATTAACCTTCTCAGCCAAGCTTCTCTGGGCAGTAACGGTGTATGATCAGTCTTGAATCAGAAGGGTGCTCAAAAGTATCCGTAATTCAATGGCAACCCGAGGGTTTTCTTAAAAATGTCAAAATGTCACGGACGTTCCCCTTTATTTTTTTAAGCAAGGTACCTAAATATTGGACCCCTTCTGAACCAGTCAATAACAAACCCAGCCCAAATATCCCCCAGCTTAGTGCATATGTC is a window encoding:
- a CDS encoding AarF/ABC1/UbiB kinase family protein; the protein is MLSIRKIGVIGRTYRHLNRYRQILRVLFKYGFGDLIDILRVEQYLEIGLQKISRKRREQIEKLTRAERVRKALEELGPTFVKLGQILSTRPDLIPLEYIQELSKLQDQVPPFPYDDVIEIMKSETGKFPEEIFQRFENTPLAAASIGQVHKAQLKDTEEVVIKVQRPGIRRIIEVDLEIMLHLATLMERHLEELGVLRPTRIVEEFARSLEKEINYTTEASHIERFARQFIDDETIYVPKVFREITTERILTMEYIDGIKASEVDCLRQEGYDLQEIARRGANLIMKQIFVHGFFHADPHPGNIFILPNNAICYLDFGMMGRISRQEREDFTDLVMQVVRRDEKKVVDSMLKLTYYDEEPDRSKLERDLAECIDQHLYRSLKELEVGRLLQQLLDIVTRHRLCLKPNLFLMMKAFSTAEGLGRMLDPDFEIIKHAEPFIRHIQLSRLSPKRIAEDMIDYGTESVHLLKEIPGELRAILKQVREGKVKIEFEHRGLDLMLSTHDRISNRIAFAIVLASLIIGSSLVALSDIPPKWLEIPIIGLAGFIVAGVMGFWLLVSILRRGRM
- a CDS encoding ribonuclease Z, whose product is MDCVLVGSGGMMPMHYRFLTSLAIRHQGQLYIFDAGEGAQLNLKRARLGIKPLRVLAISHLHGDHCLGVPGLLMMRAQVPDPGPLTILGPPGIKCFVSQLHELIDFFINFPIHFVEWHKTIPEVAYQDELVLIRWAPLKHTAFCLGYRLEEHSRPGKFRPGAARALGVPLGPLWGKLQKGEHVTLEDGTLISPDQVLGRPRPGRHVCYAVDTRPNKALYRLCQDADLAFLDGMFLPKHRAEAEAKGHMTVDEAARVASRAGVRQVVLVHISPRYRDDEMEELTKAAAEGFERAEMGRDLQLYPVSYRDG
- a CDS encoding Smr/MutS family protein → MDEPEPIEVPIDGTLDLHTFQPREVKELVPDYLAACRERGILKVRIIHGKGTGAMLRTVHSILGQMSEVASFRLAGEDAGGWGATIVVLRPVEAPSPAETHKQEGGLP
- a CDS encoding DUF5320 domain-containing protein: MPWGDGTGPWGFGPMTGRAAGYCAGYPMPGYANPAFPRWGWGRGRGRGRGRGWWGRGRGYRRMYWAAGPRGLGRFGYGTSWGWGAPAAWW
- a CDS encoding YbhB/YbcL family Raf kinase inhibitor-like protein, with protein sequence MKLTSSAFQHGGKVPVKYTCDGENINPPLTISDVPSGTKSLVLIMDDLDVPKYLRADGMWDHWVVFNIPASLSDIKEGEEPDGTHGIGTSGNLKYNGPCPPDREHRYFFKLYALDTELDLTEKATKKQVEKAMEGHILAETELMGRYERS